The genomic DNA CGCTCCTCCGGCCAGGACTGCCTCGATCTGGTCCAGACGGTCTACCTCCACCTCAAAATGGACGGTGTGCGGGAGCTGCGCGCGGGCCCGGCGCAGCGCCCGGGAGAGCTCCTCGCCGGTGCCGAGCAGTGCCAGATGGTTGTCCTTGGCCATCACGGCGTCCGAAAGGGAGAACCGGTGGTTGAAGCCCCCGCCGCAGCGCACGGCATGGCGTTCCAGGATGCGCAGCCCGGGGGTGGTCTTGCGGGTATCGGTAATCCGTGCCGATGTACCACGGGTTTCCGCCACGAACGCCGCCGTCACCGTGGCGATTCCGCTCAGCCGCTGGGCCAGGTTCAGTGCCACCCGTTCGGCGGTGAGGATGGCGCGCGACGGGCCGCTGATCTTCGCCAGGACGGCACCGGCGTCGAACGCTTCACCGTCCCGGACCCGGAGCGCCACACGGGTTTCCGCCGAGGTGGCCCGGAAGGCTGCTTCAAGGACCTGGCTGCCGCAGAAGACTCCTGCCTCCCGTGCGGTCAGCTGCGCCGTTCCGTGAGCCTCCGCCGGGATCAGCGCCGTGCTGGTCAGGTCTCCCCATGGTGCGTCCTCGGCCAGGGCCGCGGTAACAATGCGTTCGACGGCGGCCGGATCCGCTGCCGGGATCTCCTGGGTGTTCATACTCTTACGTCCGTTCTCTCCCGCCGCGCAGGGATATGCGGGCTGTCCGTTCGGTAATGTGCCCCGAGCGAGGTGTGCCGCTGCAGGGCAGCACCCACCAGCAGCCGGGCGCAGGTGAGCAGGTTCGCGGTTTCCCGCTCCGCCACGGAGCTTCCTGCCGGCGGCAGCCAGGACGCCAGCTGCCGGGCAGCAGCGGCCAGGCCGTCGGCGTTGCGCAGCACTCCGGCGGAGCCGGACATCAGTGCCTGCAGCCGGTCCCGGGTAACCACTGCATACCCGCCGCCCTCCGGCCCGGCGGGACCCTGCGCGGCTAAACTCTGCAGCACTGAAGCCGGGAGAACCGGGGCCTGTGGAACTGATGCCTGTGGAACCGAAGCCTGTGGAGCTGATGCCTGTGGAACCGAAGCCTGCGGAACTGAAGCCTGCCGGCCGACCGTTCCGGGCATCAGGGCTCCGGGCTGTGGGGGTCCGGATTGCTGGGCTCCGGTTTCGGCTTCGGCTGCGGCTTCGGGCCAGGGCACGCCGGCCCGGACTGCGGCAGCGGTACGTGCCCCGAACACCAGGGCCTCGAGCAGTGAGTTGGAGGCCAGCCGGTTGGCACCGTGCACGCCGGTACAGGCGTTCTCCCCCACGGCGTAGAGACCGGGGACCGAGGTACGCCCGGCAAGGTCCGTACGGATTCCGCCCATCCAGTAGTGCGCCGCCGGTACCACCGGTACCGGCTCCCGTTCCCAGTCAAAGCCATGGGCTGAGGTAAGCGCGTCCAGGCCCGGGAAACGGCGGGCGAGGTATCCCGGACCGTGCCGGTGCCCGAGGCCGGTGGCGTCCAGGAAAACGCGGTGCGCTCCTGTCTCCTGCAGATGGAGCGCAATGCCGCGGGCCACCACATCCCGGCCGGAAAGCTCGGCTCCGGATTCGGCTCCGGATTCGGCTCCGGACCCTATGTCCGAGTCCGTATCGGAGCCGGATCCTGCGACCAGGCCTGTATCGGCGCCTGCCCCCGCGA from Arthrobacter zhangbolii includes the following:
- the nadC gene encoding carboxylating nicotinate-nucleotide diphosphorylase — its product is MNTQEIPAADPAAVERIVTAALAEDAPWGDLTSTALIPAEAHGTAQLTAREAGVFCGSQVLEAAFRATSAETRVALRVRDGEAFDAGAVLAKISGPSRAILTAERVALNLAQRLSGIATVTAAFVAETRGTSARITDTRKTTPGLRILERHAVRCGGGFNHRFSLSDAVMAKDNHLALLGTGEELSRALRRARAQLPHTVHFEVEVDRLDQIEAVLAGGADTVLLDNFTPAQLSRAVELIGGRALTEASGNVRLDTVAAIAATGVDLISAGALTHSVRALDLGLDMADPR
- a CDS encoding L-aspartate oxidase — protein: MTLPLTVVGSGVAGLYTALCAARAGLDVALVTKGELLSGATPYAQGGIAAVLRGPDSVRLHIQDTLKAGAGTNTPEAVAALCTEAAEHIAELVRLGVDFDPEPGLEGGHSARRVLHVNGDATGAGIAVALTAAVRAEPKIGIREHTFATDIVLASGRVAGLQVQDPDGVLSILPVTALVLATGGAGELYAQSTNPASATGDGVALAAGAGAALADLEFFQFHPTALDVPGHPLVSEAVRGEGAVLRDVAGIRFLAGAGADTGLVAGSGSDTDSDIGSGAESGAESGAELSGRDVVARGIALHLQETGAHRVFLDATGLGHRHGPGYLARRFPGLDALTSAHGFDWEREPVPVVPAAHYWMGGIRTDLAGRTSVPGLYAVGENACTGVHGANRLASNSLLEALVFGARTAAAVRAGVPWPEAAAEAETGAQQSGPPQPGALMPGTVGRQASVPQASVPQASAPQASVPQASVPQAPVLPASVLQSLAAQGPAGPEGGGYAVVTRDRLQALMSGSAGVLRNADGLAAAARQLASWLPPAGSSVAERETANLLTCARLLVGAALQRHTSLGAHYRTDSPHIPARRERTDVRV